The window TGCAGTGTAGCGTGAACTATTCTTGTATAGGTTTATTACAGTGTAGAGTGGACTGATCTTGTACAGGCTTATTGCAGTGAAGGGTGAACTGTTCTTGTACAGGATTATTGCAGTGTAAGGTAAACTGTTCTTATACAGGCTTTCTGCAGTGTAGCGTGAACTATTCTTGTATAGGTTTATTACAGTGTAGAGTGGACTGATCTTGTACAGGCTTATTGCAGTGAAGGGTGAACTGTTCTTGTACAGGATTATTGCAGTGAGAAGTGAATTGTTCTTGTACATTACACAACTTGTACACAACTTATTTCAAtgcttattttaatttttttttacttaaaaaatatttttttattcgtGAAAATTGAATTTTCACGTCAAAATTGTATTCATACTAGATCAATTATCCCTCCTAGTAAAATGAATCGGGGAAAAAGGAGTACTTACCAACCAAAAAAAGATTATTCTAGTAAAAGATTTTACAGGCCaaacttgtttgtgttttttctagTCACCATAACACGTTTGGCAGTTTAAAAATGTCTGATGTCAAGATGCTGCAGATTAAAATCTAAAACGGCCGTCCATAGACAACAGCGTGGCGTGCGCTCATAGCGTGCGCAAATAGAGCCTCGGTTTGGAGTGGTGGGCGGGGCTAACAGAGACATGCCCGCCCCTTGGGCGTGTCACTAGAGCGCATACTGCAGTGCGAGGCTACATGAGCAGCCTTCAGTAAACTCACTCGCGCTCATCCTGGAAGCATGAAGGAGCCGAATGGGGAGAACGGCATTATTGGACATTGTAGAAAGGATAACCAGTAACCAGGGGCCATGTCTTCCGCAAGAAACCCCCTTTTCACCGCCTCTTGCCTCGCTTTGGTGATTATTTCCTTAACAGTTGTTGTGAAGAAATGGCACTTCGGTCTCAGAGGGAAGGCTTCAGGGGCTGACGCTCCAAACGTGGATTTAACTCGTGACAAACTGCTGCAGCAGCTAAAAGAAAGGCAACAAGAACTGCTTCCCTTCTATATAACACCTCCTGGACAGCAGTTAGCCGGAGACTCAGCGCTTTTCTCAAACGTAGATACCCGAAGGAATGAAACCCCGGAGGGCTCGACCACTTCGGACATTGGCTGTAGGGAGTTGCGTGGGATGACAGTGGTGGATTTCCTCGGTGCAGGTTACACTAAAACAGTGCTGAAAGTTGTCCTACAGCAAGGAACGGACGTAGCACTGAAATCTGTGAATGAGCAGGGCACTGACATGATGTCTTGCCTGGAAGATTTCAGAGACCCCCAGGGCTGTCAAGAGCTCGTGTCTTTCAAACTGAGGAAGGAAGTAGTCCTCCTGCAGAGGCTACAGCACCCCAACATTGTAAAGGTAAGCTCTGGCGCAACCTGCCTGGCTGAACTCCTGTAAGCAGTTCAGGTTCACAAGAGAAAGTCTGTTCGTGAGATGAATGCTCGTTTAACTAGAAATGGTGTCTCATGACGGAGCACTGTTACTCTGAGGTCCCAGAAAGTGGGAAATTGCATTAGGCCTGTTTGAGCTCACATCTGAAGGCTTTGGTGTTCCTGTGTCACATGCTGTTCATTCCctaacaacattaaaaataaaagcctcttTTTTGGAAGTAGGGCTGGGCAAAATTACATTATGTATGGTATTCGTGAGAAACTATGTCACAGTACAGTagaaatgcttttctgaacacatCATGCATATCTTCAGTACTTCTAACACACTGACCAActtcatgtttcattataaagggAGCAACGTTAGTcgtgtttaactggatttagtgatggcaaatattgaataataatcattgtattcagtttttgataCCACTAGTTCTTGTTTTGTCTGATCAGatgtgtgaaaaaataaatacaatattttgTGGTGTTATATCACCCACCTGTACTTGATAGTACAACATAAGAAAAAACCTTTAATTAATATGGAACTTGTATATTATGTGGACGTTCTTACAAACTTTAGACATCTTGGACTCTCCAACAGGCCCAGATTTTTTCGTTACACTTTTATTATAAGtttaatttactttcattttgttaTATGCTAAGAAAAACTCAATCACTTTGCATTTTCCGTGTAGTCACTTAACAATAAGACTACACAtccaagggttccttagtaatggcaatggttatatatagaactatgacAACCCAAAGAATCATTAtaatgcataaatggttctcaGAGCCCTTTTCTATGAGTGTAGATGTAATAATAAGCGCTGGATTTTCTGGGAAtcgaaaaggttctttacactcacacatcATCCTTGCAGAACTAAACTATAAAAAATTAAGCTTCCTAAATGATTCTCAGCTCATGGTTGGTTCTAGGAAACACCTTTAAATGACGCAGAACCAGGGCTGGGCACTATGACAGTatctattgttattgttataaattatgtcacaatacgcttttctgagcatatcatggattaTGAAGAGAGCAGTGGGTCTTGTTTACATGGATTTAGTGAATTAgaatatatgaaatgttgaaaacaataaattaaatttGTAGGTTTTGGTAGCATTTTTCAAACATGGCActactttgtcttttccaacttatcagatgtcagaaaaaatgaatattGTGATATGTATTATGATGGCTCACATCACCCatctctatgtagaacctttacataatgaggagatttaaaattttaaaaaggttaatCTCATTTAGAGATTACCATTAacttaaaggttcttcaaggttcaaAGCATTCTTTTTATAGTATCactctatagaaccctttttagcaCCTTTACTTAAAAAGCATGGGGTggattcagcattaatgggacACTTTAAGAAACTCTTAGAACTTCTTATTCCAGTTTAAGCTGAAGCTTACTGGTGATTTATTTCTAAAGAAAGTGAAGGAAAGATGATTAATGGCAATCAAACTGGATAAAAGACTGAGGTGAGGTCTAAGATCAATGTGTACTTAAGATGCTTATGTCATTTTTATCTGAATCCAGTCTGTGCTATATTTGTCCACTGCCCTTAAAACAATTTCAAGCCATTACTTAATGATGGTTCACTGTTGGCCTGTGGTTGAACTGCTGACAAACTTGTTTGACCATTGCAGCTGAGAGGTCAGTGCCAGGACAGTGGCCTGGTGGGGGGGATCGTGGCAGTGCTGGAGCAGGGAACCCCAGTGCAGATGATTCAGCTCCTGCAGAGCCCCTGGGAAGAGCGCTTTCGGGTAAGAGCTTCAGTCTACAACTCCCCCAACCCCCTCCCACAGAGAGTTAATCAGGAGTTCCCCACCCACAGCCCCCCACTGGGCATACCTGAGGCGGGGGCTGGATGAAAATTCTCTGGCCTGGCTGGATTAACTAAAGCCCCATCTCCATACCAGCTGAGCTTGATCAAATACTCTGAGGGACAGATGTCTGTCTCGAATGTCTCTGCTCACTCTTTATACTGAGCACTATCTGGAGCTCTGTGGGACAGGGCGAGGATCTGATACTGGCTTTCAGGACGGGAGAAATGCTTTGTGGAAGTGTTCGGTTCACCAGAGGCAGGTGCAGATAGTCAGCCTTCTTTGAGTCATGATAGTGTCAGAagagaaatggttcttttgaaAAATAGTGCGCCGTTTACATACTCAGCTGCTCTGTGGAGCTTCTGGCAGTTCAGTGTCCACCTCTGTTTCTGCAGTGTAATAGACAGCCATGAAAAATTCAGAAGTGTGGCCTAATATTCTCTGTTGTTGAAAAACCTGTAACTAATATTTTTGGTAATTGTTTGCTCTAGGGCTGCGTTCTTAAGGCTACATGAAACCTACACGTTTTTTGTGAGCACTGACATGCTGTCTTACGCAGATGTTTGAAGACCACCAGTCTAatcaaatgttatttattttccaggtgaaaatggGTCAAGGCATTCTTTACAGAgatcacacttaaatatgatattttctgaaaaatttagtgcataatttctatttttttgttgaGTTTGATGTACATCAAATACgaaatgtgtcataacttttacacaagcaataatttatgctttttttttcaatatgttaatttTGGCAAATAAGCAGTTATTGGGCATTAAACAGCCCaaatgtgttctctatagaggatgtgttgacttattttcacttagaagatcgacaaaatgtaatttgggGGTGTGCAagcttttgcatttgactgtgtatttatataaaaatttctaaaaacaaataatctaaagaaaaaaactaataaaaatagGCAACAATTTACTGAAGGCTCACATTTGTAAGGCCCAATGACATCTACATAAGTGTTTTATGACACCTTATCTAAAcctacattaacatttataaaggcttatttcaaCAAGCATCAGTTGTAATAACACATTCTGGTGTGAAGCTGACTAAAGCAGTCCTTATTGACAACGGAAACCTATTGGAAGAAGCCTTTGGAAATGTTACTGTAGCTTTCTGTCATGTAAGTGTCGTGCTTACATGACATAAAGCTAAACTGCTAcctatttttaatgtgtttttttctttacttcgtTTGAAAATACcatttgctttctttctgaccttccatttgttttatgaATGCTGCTGTCTGGCTGTTTTAAGACATTGGCTCTAAATCCCAGTCCTGTGGTACTGTGCTCTGCTCATTTTTGACTTTTGTCTGCTTTAACCCACTGCACCCACCTCATCAAAGACTTGATAATTAGGTAGTGaggtgaatcaggtgtgttagaatAAGGAAACCACAAAAAATGTGGAGAGGGTCCCCAGGGCTGCGGTGGGGAAGCCCTGCTTTAAGAAGACAAAGATATAGATCTTGATAGATTGCTGTGCAGAACGGTGTTGAACATATTCCTTACATCCGTGTGAATACCAGACATTCATGTCCATGTCCTTTCTTGGAGAATTAGATCAGATATACACTGCCTGTCGAAAGTCTGGGTACATCtagcatttcaaaatgttttgttttacgtgtttttgttgatttgcatTTGAATAAAAAGCTGTTTAGACCTTTTTTTTATGAACTGCAACACTGATGGAATCTTTAAAAAGTACTGGTTTCAGAATAATGACCAACCACATGCATATTATCCTTCTGTTTTGATGTTAgcattcaaacttttgaactgtttaaaccacctttgggatgaaaagAGTTTTTCCTTTTAGCAATAGTTTGGAAAATCAAACTGAAATTATTGTTTCTTCAGAAATGACCTTTTGAGCTGAAAAAGAAACTTTAGTGAAAATGAAGCTAAATGCTGCAAAAAAGTTATGATATGTAACCAAATCCTGTGGAGGTATTTTCTCACTTAAATGAgaagtaaatgaaaaatgacacattatTCTAATCATTGTCATGGagatgtacatttacatttatggcatttggctgacgctcttatccagagcgacttacaatttgatcattttacataggtaggccaaggcagcgttaggagtcttgcccaaggactcttattggtatagtgtaaacAGTCATACAGAGTGGCAATTGATGTGCAATGTGattcattgtagaaaaacatGCCAACTCTTGCCAACAATGTCTtttttatagtggtggtgatagcaatcagtggtcacaatgtctataatgcaaatatagccattttgcttagtgtgcaaaacaaccagtgaaccatTAGAGGGTTTTTATATGtcatgatgatggtaaaatggtgttaaatttgaaaaaagGAGATTTCTTTGGTGGCTGTTTTGACTCACAACTTCTTCAGTGTGCCTCTGCACCATATATGGgttataaaaaatacatttttaggaCAAACTGTTATCTTAAAATGATTGTACAACAATGTCTCAAACATCAGGCTGTGTATTTGTAACCGTTTGGGTGATAGCATTCTGTgaggcttttagaggcattaaaacaaaaaagacatcTCACATTTCCCATGAAataactctgaatgactttgtttacatcttaaccactgatAGCTGCCAATGTATCTATATCTACAGTTAATGTTTGCCATCAGTAAAATCTCTGAACAAGTTCTTTATGCTAATTTTGCTTTCTCagacttattacacactaaacctttattattcagtaactatagggacttcagtgcaaactggctgagctatttttaggttataaAAGTGGGTAATAATACTTTGGCACTACTGGTgggccctggtcatttaagggggTTAATCCTCTACCCTCTGTATTGCAGGTTTGTCTTGGCCTGGTGAGGCTTCTTCATTACCTGTCCCACTCTCCGCTGGGCTCTGTGGCCCTGTTGGACTTCCAGCCCCGTCAGTTTGTCATGATGTCTGGCGAGCTAAAGCTGACCGATCTCGATGATGCCAGTGTCAGAGAACCTTCCTGCCGGACGGACTCAGACTGCCTGCTGCAGTTCCCGCTTCGCAACTTTACCGTTGCCTGCTCAGCGAACGGATTGTGTGAGGGCCTCAACGAGATGAGGAACCTGTACAATGCCTACAGGTGAGCGCACCCACATTCCACGTTTATTGTCTGTGCTGGATGATAAAGAGCTTGTTTTACAAGCGTCTCTCAGGGCTGGCGCGAGGGAGCTTTATAGCCTCCCCGCCCACTGCGCTTGTTCTGATTAATTATCCACCGTGTTGAGTATCACAGGCGGCAGTTGAAGTGTATTGATCGAACAGCTAAAGTTTCTGACTGCTTCTGTCTGGCAGACTGGCAAAACATATAAGTGTCATTGTAAGAAAAGCTTAAATAATAATCAGACAAGTGTAAATgtccatgcttaaatgtttcccTGTGATGTTTCCCAGTGGTtctatatttaacatattgcaaCCAGAATAAGGCTCATTttcatacatcagtcttaaaggcacagtaacaaaaacagcttgtttattctaagggataaaaagagtTAGGACAATGGTCATGTAAGAATTAATTATAACTGTTTTGGTAGAAACCCACcccatatataatataacatcTGTTAATGCAactttttatagtattttatttaaatgaacatttataacattttaaatcattttactgGTTTGTTTGTGAAGAAATGTCCACGCAATGCAGAAgcctgtatttttttaattataaaaaggAGTTAGCATGCTAATTCAGGTATATATTTGCGTTCAATCTCCAGATATTTCTTCATCTATCTGCTGCCTCATCAGGCCCCGACAACGCTGAAGCCTCTTGTGGATCAGATAATGAACACCACAGGTGAGgaatctttctctctgtgtggctTCAGTCATCAAGATGTGTCTTGATTGGTGAAAACGTGACTAatggtgttttttctttttgcaataGGGGAGCTGAAACATAGTGTTAACGAAACACTGGAGGCCTTTGAAGAGGTTTTGCATGTATTCAAGTCTGGGCTGCATCTGCAGAACATGCCGCCATCGATAATTAAAGGTAAGACAGCATTAAACCTTATCCTCTGATATTGTGCATTGAATGGTGATTTTCATCCATtgttttacaggctttaacatGTTGCTTCACACAGAGTTTCCTGCAGATAGAACTActcacacactcttaaaaatacaaGTCCTAATAAGGGTCCTTTGAAgtaatgccatagaagaaccacacttggttccctaaagaacattCCAATGGATGGCCCTatgaagaaacatttttggaagctttttttaaagttaaaggaAAGCCTCAACATAACTTAAAGCTACAAATTACAGGTTGTTTGTAGAACCATATGTCCAAGCTGAGCCACAGAAGAACTTTTCGTTTTTTGCTGGTAGGTTTATATAGTTGTTCTAGCTGCTAGAAGCTCTATATTAAACTGCATGTTAAAGATTGTAGCACAGTGgataaaaatcacaattagtGTACAGTATTCTCTGTTCCTATCATCTCAGTGAACGTTGTATATGAAGTTTTGCAAATCTTTTGTTGCTCGAGGTTTGCTGAAGTTCTACAGGAGAAAATGCACCTTAATAAGTGCATGTTTAAAAAGTGCGTCTTTAATAAGCTGCCCCTCATATATCAGTGCTCAAAAAGAGATATACTTTATCGTTTTGACCAGACAAAGAACATTACTGATCTGAATGTATTTCAGGAGATGATTGCTCTACATATGATGGGTGCTTATATTAATGTCAAAAACATAGCTTGAACGGCACCTTCAAGCAGATGTGCAAACGGTCGTAAAAAGAAGCTGCGTAACTTAATCTGTCTTCAAGCGCTGCGTGAAATAGTGATGTCCCCTGCAGGACtttgggtctctctctctctctctctctctctctctctgtggagaACCTGAGCTTCAACATCCATAAATCATCCACATGGCCAGAGTTCAACAACGCAGAGGCATTAAAAAGAGTCAGACATTTTCAGAAGCTTCTAAATCGTATGTCCAAACAAGTTCACAGCAgctcttgtaaaatgtttccaCATATTCAGAGAGTGGCTCATTTCTGAGGGAGTTGTTCCCTCCCTTTTCCAGTGTTGGGTCActgttttggtgtttgttcctTAGTAGCACCATGctttctgtctctgcttctctataacacgtttttttttcattttattagacaTTATTTGAGCACAGCAACTACCATTCACGTTGTGTGGacttttcatgatgaatggacaaataaaaatgctccaaactTGATTGGAACAAAAATCTCTTTAGATTCACTCCCAtggaaagtaaagaaaatgtagcCTTCTCTTGAAAAATtgccattttggaaatattcaTATTGTGTATTATATATTGTGTAACTATCTATATGTACTAGTAAtgccccatatgtattatatatgttacTATCTATATGTACTAGtaatgtcccatatgtattatatgtgtTACTATCTATATGTATTAAtaatgtcccatatgtattatatgtgtTACTATCTATATGTACTAGtaatgtcccatatgtattatatgtgtTACTATCTATATGTATTAGtaatgtcccatatgtattatatgtgtTACTATCTATATGTATTAGtaatgtcccatatgtattatatgtgtTACTATCTATATGTATTAGtaatgtcccatatgtattataagTGTTACTATCTATATGTACTAGTAAtgccccatatgtattatatgtgtTACTATCTATATGTACTAGTAGTGTCCCATATGTAGATGCACTAAGAATTTTCTAAGTCTAACCCTAATCCTAGCACCAATTTTAATCATAgtaaccaaaaataaatatttttccctttcagttttaaaaatgaaccAAATGGGCACTTTACCAAGAACTGTTTCGTTGGTCCAAACATTGTCGGttaatcctgtttttttccccattttcctACAAAGTCAGAAGACTTCTGccctgaaaatgtataaaaacaaacacaaatgcacactCTTGCATTGAACCGCCTCCCATATGAAGTTAAAGGCATGCCAGTGAGTAACGTGAGACCCTGCCACCTCTGCTGAGAGCACTAAAGCAGGAGGCGTCTGTTCTCTTTATACGCGCTGAACATGCTAATGTTTAGCAGATGAGCTTTACTGCAGACTTGAGTGAGTCTTTGACTAGTTTCAaatctgatgtgttttttttctctcctctgtgcAGAATACGCTGTAGTGAAAGAAATGAGAACTGCTGGGAATATGGACTACAGATGCTGGCCTTCCTACGAGCAGCAGGCGTGTGTGCTGTCTGTACACAATGCCTTAGAGGCTGCCCACATCTGCAGCTCTCACCCACAATGCACCAGCTTCACCCTGAGCAGCCAAAAGACATGGACAGGTTAGAATTTAGCTCTGATGAAGTGTAATTAGTAACTGCTAATCACAGCTACTACTAGTAATCCCTATCAAACTGAAACCAAATCAAATGCAATTTGCTTTTAATGAATGCAATTAAAACTAGACTTAAAAATATAGGAATAATTATTTaaagtttacattttcttttacttaTTAAGCGAGCTGGGATAGTACACAGGGAACATATATTTAATGCTTATTACTAGTAGCTTTTCAATAGACAATAGTCATCATTGACATGTTTGTACATGTTCAATTTCTGATACATAATCAGTGTATTGTATGCTATGTACATAATTACAGTTAGTTACATAGTTATGTAACTTATTTAGTTGCAAATTGAGTTACTTTCAAATTGACCATATATTACCATAATGATATAAGTACCAtatattattacaataaatgcaaataaacataaatccAGTAAAAATGTGCAAGAATTTCTTATTGTAAAAGAAGTAGTTGAGagaaaaatagcaaataaatacTTACTGCCTTGATAAAAAGCTTTGTAACTGTAGTTTGCTTGAAacctttgcacagcactgtaagtGATAAACACATGGTAGAGTATAATAATGTAGTTATATAGGGGATAATATAGGGGAGAAATATATTGGACAGTAATATATATGGTAAATGACTAACTTATAAAATACTGTGCATGTTAAATCACTAAGTTTTATGAATATAGTTGGCAGTCATGCAAGGCAGTAAATTCCTCCATCGCTGGCTCATCTCTGTGTGAATACATCAGACATGAAATGAACAGCTGTGGCTAGAACCATTCAATGTTATAAATCATCTCAGCACATCTTCATTGAGGCTGTGTTCCTAACCCTCTCTCCTTGCCTTTACTTGTCTGCAGGACGACTTCTCGCCTCATTCAGGAGCGGCTTCAGCCAGCTGCTTCCAGATGTGAGCTCCACAGTCTACATGAGAAGTGCCAAAGCCTGAGCAGCTACACTTtaagggaaaagagagagagagagagagagagagagagagagagagagagagagaaagagatgatgGGGGAGGGGAATGGGGAGAAGTCTGAAGTGAGCGAATGTGATGTATTTATAGGCATCTCACTCAAAGGCCGTTTGATCTGCCTGCCAATCCTACATACTGCCAAGAGGTGTTTAAAAGGATTTCCCTTCAGGTATAATTACTCCCTCTACAAGAAAAGAAACACCTAGTCCTCTGTTTTTTCACCCTTCTCTGTTGTGTTTGGATGGCACAGCTGAATGAAAGGATATTGAGCCTGTTCTATACTGTCTACAgcaagcagagagaaagaaaacaagctcTTATACAGACCTTCTTTGATGTTCATAGAGCCAGACGCTCCGCAGCTT is drawn from Pygocentrus nattereri isolate fPygNat1 chromosome 10, fPygNat1.pri, whole genome shotgun sequence and contains these coding sequences:
- the pkdccb gene encoding extracellular tyrosine-protein kinase PKDCC; translated protein: MSSARNPLFTASCLALVIISLTVVVKKWHFGLRGKASGADAPNVDLTRDKLLQQLKERQQELLPFYITPPGQQLAGDSALFSNVDTRRNETPEGSTTSDIGCRELRGMTVVDFLGAGYTKTVLKVVLQQGTDVALKSVNEQGTDMMSCLEDFRDPQGCQELVSFKLRKEVVLLQRLQHPNIVKLRGQCQDSGLVGGIVAVLEQGTPVQMIQLLQSPWEERFRVCLGLVRLLHYLSHSPLGSVALLDFQPRQFVMMSGELKLTDLDDASVREPSCRTDSDCLLQFPLRNFTVACSANGLCEGLNEMRNLYNAYRYFFIYLLPHQAPTTLKPLVDQIMNTTGELKHSVNETLEAFEEVLHVFKSGLHLQNMPPSIIKEYAVVKEMRTAGNMDYRCWPSYEQQACVLSVHNALEAAHICSSHPQCTSFTLSSQKTWTGRLLASFRSGFSQLLPDVSSTVYMRSAKA